One Oncorhynchus masou masou isolate Uvic2021 chromosome 2, UVic_Omas_1.1, whole genome shotgun sequence genomic region harbors:
- the LOC135552978 gene encoding zinc finger homeobox protein 3-like, giving the protein MDSCESPVVSGTDNGLGSSTTSQQQQQQQHYPLQTWNDHSNSQVPPSSQPSSLEPLSLSAPYPSVREPQQQQQQHPTRTPPLAHSDSSASGQLHPRREELNEEQEGVSCGEEEEELEDLDEMEIDSCFPSLQPFPGVPIAPGGGGMPTLLRQQPNRRRGLVESGSEEGEEEEEEENSDVENLAGEIVYQPDGSAYIVESLSQLIQSGGGAVPGLLPTNSLPVAGKPGEPAGTSSSVYPQIINTFHIASSFGKWFGSSDQGFPNTSTLAGLSPVLHSFRVFDVRHKSNKDYLNSDGSAKKSCVSKDVPNNVDFSKFDGLALYGKGKPILMCFLCKLSFGYPRSFATHAVHDHRMTLCEDERRLLGDNKASAIIQGIGKDKEPLISFLEPKNKSFPMPAPSTMVPMNSGQGFYGTFSGIHLEAGSSSGGSEALLNKDSDSSGLQQQQGSLLSLGGLGNPKAPALTSTPGPAKDSNTLPKQGGRTEGPAGKEGIRRREHGDKEGREGKVRFASQEGGSEEEEELLLEEEEDEVEEEGTALACVGNSSSGGGEVGKPAVSNQSISKSPLLIPSSALQPTACPSAASPTLNSKAPASTSSSSVREEGSASDGGGRTSELPLSFNCQGPTVPMAMAAAASRGSEDVAAGTSSPLASNASADESANRDSATAPEPNDCPAEGEEDSGALLHHHHLHHHHHHLHPSAHSHSHPHPHPGGSCEMGGGGECPQNHGPGGSGVECPKCDTVLGSSRSLGGHMTMMHSRNSCKTLKCPKCNWHYKYQQTLEAHMKEKHPDSGGSCVYCSSGQSHPRLARGESYTCGYKPFRCEVCNYSTTTKGNLSIHMQSDKHLNNMQTLQNGGSIPSAEQQVFGQHPGGVGVVTVPSVTQASTHHPPHHHHPAQSSAHLAGPCGSPSPTKPKSKPTWRCEVCDYETNVARNLRIHMTSEKHMHNMMLLQQNVTQMQHGRLGLGAMPSPSEAELYQYYLTQNMSLPPGLKMDPAGAEAQFLLGGFHLDPNMAALAPQLAWPVNECMNVGGEIPMDMRLGGVGGQLVSEELMTLGESLSQTSDPSLKLFQCAVCNRFTTDNLDVLGMHMGAERSLPEEEWRAVVGDSHQCKLCRYTTQLKANFQLHCKTDKHVQKYQLVAHIKEGGKGNEWRLKCVAIGNPVHLKCNACDYYTNSLEKLRMHTINSRHEASLKLYKDTLGLACGGREAERGLLVPQAGFILTGQG; this is encoded by the exons ATGGACAGCTGTGAGTCTCCCGTGGTTTCTGGGACAGACAATGGGCTCggctcctccaccacctcccagcaacagcagcagcagcagcattaccCTCTGCAGACCTGGAACGATCACTCTAACTCGCAGGTCCCTCCCAGCAGCCAGCCCTCTTCCCTGgagcccctgtctctctctgcacccTACCCCTCTGTGAGAGagccacagcagcagcagcagcagcatccaACCCGGACCCCACCCCTGGCCCACAGCGACAGCTCCGCCTCAGGCCAGCTGCACCCCAGAAGAGAGGAGCTCAACGAGGAGCAGGAGGGAGTGAGCTgcggagaggaagaagaagaattgGAGGACTTGGATGAGATGGAGATCGACAGCTGTTTCCCAAGTCTGCAGCCCTTCCCCGGAGTACCCATAGCTCCTGGAGGAGGGGGCATGCCCACGCTGCTACGCCAGCAGCCCAACCGACGAAGGGGTTTGGTGGAGAGCgggagtgaggaaggagaggaggaggaagaagaggagaacagtGATGTGGAGAACCTGGCTGGAGAGATAGTCTACCAGCCGGACGGCTCAGCCTACATTGTTGAAAGTCTCAGCCAGCTGATCCAAAGCGGAGGGGGTGCGGTGCCCGGCCTGCTCCCCACAAACTCTCTCCCCGTGGCGGGGAAGCCGGGGGAACCTGCTGGGACCTCATCCTCGGTGTACCCTCAGATCATCAACACGTTCCACATAGCCTCGTCGTTTGGGAAGTGGTTTGGTTCCTCAGACCAAGGTTTCCCCAATACCTCCACCCTGGCAGGCCTCAGTCCTGTCCTGCACAGTTTCCGCGTCTTCGATGTGCGGCACAAAAGCAACAAGGATTACCTGAACAGCGACGGGTCTGCCAAGAAGTCCTGCGTATCCAAAGATGTTCCCAACAACGTGGATTTCTCCAAATTTGATGGACTGGCCCTTTATGGCAAGGGAAAGCCCATCCTCATGTGTTTTCTCTGCAAACTGTCCTTCGGCTACCCGCGGTCTTTCGCTACTCATGCCGTCCACGACCACCGCATGACCCTATGTGAGGACGAGAGGCGACTGCTGGGGGACAATAAGGCGTCTGCCATCATCCAGGGCATCGGGAAGGACAAAGAACCACTCATCAgcttcctggaaccaaaaaacAAGAGCTTTCCTATGCCGGCACCCTCCACCATGGTCCCCATGAACTCTGGCCAAGGCTTCTATGGCACGTTCAGTGGGATCCACCTGGAGGCAGGGAGCAGCAGTGGGGGCAGCGAGGCCCTCCTGAACAAAGACTCTGACTCCTCTGGCCTCCAGCAGCAGCAaggctccctcctctctctggggGGGCTGGGCAACCCCAAAGCACCTGCTCTTACCTCAACCCCAGGCCCTGCCAAAGACTCCAACACCCTGCCCAagcagggagggagaacagaggggccTGCTGGGAAAGAGGGGATCCGCAGGCGGGAGCACGGGGACAAGGAGGGGCGAGAAGGCAAGGTACGTTTTGCTAGCCAGGAGGGGGgctcggaagaagaggaggaactgttattagaggaagaggaagacgagGTGGAGGAAGAAGGAACTGCGCTGGCCTGTGTTGGTAACAGTAGCAGTGGCGGTGGAGAAGTGGGGAAACCGGCTGTATCAAACCAAAGCATTTCCAAATCTCCTTTATTAATACCTAGTAGCGCTCTCCAGCCTACTGCCTGCCCATCTGCAGCCAGCCCCACGCTCAACAGCAAAGCTCCAGCTTCCacttcttcttcctctgtcagggAAGAGGGCTCGGCGTCAGACGGTGGGGGGAGGACCTCGGAGCTCCCTCTGAGCTTTAACTGCCAGGGGCCCACTGTCCCCATGGCGATGGCAGCTGCAGCCAGCAGAGGGAGCGAGGACGTCGCCGCGGGCACCTCCTCACCTCTGGCCTCCAACGCCTCCGCCGACGAAAGTGCCAATCGAGATAGTGCCACAGCTCCTGAACCAAATGATTGCccggcagagggagaggaggacagcggAGCCCTTCTGCACCATCACCACctgcaccatcaccaccaccacctccacccctcaGCCCACTCCCACTCTCACCCACACCCCCACCCAGGGGGGTCCTGTGAAATGGGCGGTGGCGGTGAGTGCCCTCAGAACCACGGGCCTGGAGGAAGTGGGGTGGAATGCCCCAAATGCGACACCGTCCTGGGCTCCTCGCGGTCCCTGGGCGGACACATGACCATGATGCACTCGCGCAACTCATGCAAGACACTCAAGTGTCCCAAGTGCAACTGGCATTACAAGTACCAGCAGACCCTGGAGGCCCACATGAAGGAGAAGCACCCAGACTCCGGTGGCTCCTGTGTGTACTGCAGCAGTGGCCAGAGCCACCCGCGTCTGGCCCGAGGAGAGAGCTACACCTGCGGATACAAGCCCTTCCGCTGCGAG GTGTGTAACTACTCGACCACCACCAAGGGCAACCTGAGCATCCACATGCAGTCGGACAAGCATCTGAACAACATGCAGACCCTGCAGAACGGAGGTTCCATCCCCTCCGCCGAGCAGCAGGTGTTTGGCCAGCACCCTGGAGGGGTCGGAGTGGTGACCGTGCCCTCTGTGACCCAGGCCAgcacccaccacccgccacaccaccaccaccccgccCAGTCCTCCGCCCACCTGGCGGGGCCCTGCGGTTCCCCCTCGCCCACCAAGCCAAAAAGCAAGCCCACGTGGCGCTGCGAAGTGTGCGACTACGAGACCAACGTGGCACGGAACCTGCGCATCCACATGACCAGCGAGAAACACatgcacaacatgatgctgctgcAACAGAATGTGACCCAGATGCAGCATGGTCGGCTGGGCCTGGGGGCCATGCCCTCTCCCTCCGAGGCCGAGCTCTACCAGTACTACCTGACCCAGAACATGAGCCTGCCCCCAGGCCTCAAGATGGACCCGGCTGGAGCTGAGGCCCAGTTCCTGCTGGGAGGCTTCCACCTGGACCCCAACATGGCCGCCTTGGCCCCCCAACTAG CGTGGCCAGTAAATGAATGCATGAATG TAGGTGGGGAGATCCCCATGGACATGCGGCTGGGCGGCGTTGGTGGTCAGTTggtgtctgaggagctgatgaccctGGGGGAGAGCTTGTCGCAGACCAGTGACCCCTCCCTCAAGCTGTTCCAGTGTGCCGTGTGCAACCGCTTCACCACCGACAACCTGGACGTGCTGGGCATGCACATGGGTGCTGAGCGCAGCCTGCCCGAGGAGGAGTGGCGCGCCGTGGTGGGCGACTCGCACCAGTGCAAGCTGTGTCGTTACACCACACAGCTGAAGGCCAACTTCCAGCTGCACTGCAAGACCGACAAGCATGTGCAGAAGTACCAGCTGGTGGCCCACATCAAGGAGGGGGGCAAGGGCAACGAGTGGCGCCTGAAGTGCGTGGCCATCGGCAACCCGGTGCACCTGAAGTGCAACGCCTGCGACTACTACACTAACAGCCTGGAGAAGCTCCGCATGCATACCATCAACTCCCGCCACGAGGCCAGCCTCAAGCTGTACAAG GACACGTTGGGCCTGGCCTGTGGaggcagagaggctgagaggggccTCCTAGTGCCCCAGGCTGGGTTCATCCTCACGGGGCAGGGGTAA